A genomic segment from Montipora foliosa isolate CH-2021 chromosome 9, ASM3666993v2, whole genome shotgun sequence encodes:
- the LOC137970544 gene encoding integrase/recombinase xerD homolog produces the protein MHGLISPSTPLLPASEITLIYFVSHLAKTVSYNTIKLYLFAVQDLHRLHNFALKLPKMFRLQKVLNGIKRSLIPVKLDRYPITIQILQSIFNFYRPDLTFDLNHIMLWAAFTLAFFGFLRSSEFTCNDHVFDPATHLCFKDITFIPHVESPDYMLVTIKRSKTDPFRNGCTLTLARSTTSICAVMAMKDYVFQCQPSSAGPLFTFTSGKWLTRTSLTHALRDVLQQCGIQPQHYFSHSFRIGAATTAAAAGIPAWLIKVLGRWSSDCYERYIRTPQETLLAIPKQLTMN, from the coding sequence ATGCACGGGTTAATTAGCCCCTCTACGCCCCTTCTCCCCGCATCTGAAATTACTCTGATTTATTTTGTCTCCCATTTAGCCAAAACAGTTTCCTACAATACCATTAAGCTTTACCTGTTTGCCGTTCAAGACCTCCATAGGCTACACAACTTTGCCTTAAAACTCCCAAAAATGTTTCGACTCCAGAAGGTCCTTAATGGGATCAAACGTTCCCTAATCCCCGTTAAATTAGATCGTTATCCAATTACAATCCAAATCCTGCAGtctattttcaacttttacCGACCAGACTTGACTTTTGACCTCAATCACATTATGCTCTGGGCAGCCTTCACCTTAGCCTTTTTCGGTTTTTTACGTTCAAGCGAATTTACCTGTAATGACCACGTCTTCGACCCCGCAACTCACCTCTGCTTTAAGGATATCACCTTTATCCCTCACGTTGAATCTCCCGACTACATGCTAGTCACGATTAAACGGTCGAAAACAGATCCCTTCCGCAATGGTTGCACCCTAACCCTAGCAAGGTCCACTACCTCCATCTGTGCCGTTATGGCTATGAAAGACTACGTGTTCCAATGCCAACCATCATCAGCAGGCCCCCTGTTCACCTTCACCAGTGGCAAGTGGCTCACCCGAACTTCTCTTACTCATGCACTCCGGGATGTCCTGCAGCAATGCGGCATACAACCTCAACACTATTTCTCACATAGCTTCCGTATTGGTGCTGCGACTACTGCAGCTGCTGCAGGGATTCCTGCCTGGTTAATCAAGGTATTGGGTCGTTGGTCTTCTGACTGCTATGAACGTTACATAAGAACTCCTCAAGAGACACTGCTGGCTATCCCTAAACAACTGACAATGAACTGA